AAAATACCCTTGCGTGTGGAGATTCATGGAATGATGTGGAGCTTTTCACCATTCAAGATGTGCATGGTATCTTGGTGAATAATAAACATGAAGAATTGTTGTATGGCATgctaaaaataccaaaaataaccCTAAAAGTTTTGACCCTACATATGAAGTACTCAAATTTCACTTATTTTTAGAGAGGTGGCGACAAGCAgaagttgaaaatactaatgtatGTTTGAGCAACCTCAAATATGTTTCTGTATGTTACTAAATGACAAATTTACccttatattaataaataaaacaaattataAGAATATTCATCAATTTTAAAATACAGATAGGCAAAGGGTTAGTGTCTTAATGCATGACATCATTGTTTTTGTTAAACCCTTGTGTCAGAAGCCCATAATTCTTTCTTTTTACATATAGTTACATATTTAATCTAATTTTTTTAGGCAGGTTGCTTCTGGTGTATTTGTTTTTCCATCTGATGTTGAGAAATCTCTTCATGATTGCATGTTGTGGGGGCAAAAAGGAAAAAGAATATCGATTTTAGGTTGATGAAATTCTCCCATCACATATTGATTTAGACACGTGGATTGTGAGTTTGAAGCAATGGGAACAAACTCATGAAGAACAACAGGGTTGTTTGACAACTGTCATAGTTAACTCACTGGTAAGGGCTTTTAAATTTAAAGCTATGATTAAGGCCTTTATTACCTTTTAGTGTTTCTTGATATGATTAATGCCTCACTTATTGCATTGGGTCGTGGCGGTCACGTTAGTAGCAAATGAGATAATTACCTTAGGAATAGAGAGTAATATGTAGACCCGTGTTAAAGAAGTAAAATGATAAACAATTACAAAGGTGGCTAAATCAGATTAATTATTAATGATGAAAAGGGATGTTAATATTATTATCTTATAATATTAAAATGATGAATGAATAATAACTAGTTACAAAGATGCATAATGAAATGTAACTAAATGTAAAGGCTCCAAGGAAGAATAATATTTGAGCATTATTGTATTATTTATATGATGTATTTGATGACTTGATATGTGAGTATTTGAATGCATGTTTATATGATGTTCGTTTAACCTATTTGGGATatgtatgttttataacaccgtaATTATGATTCACTCAAATAGTGTATGTTGATACTTGTTcctttgcttgttgtttttgTCTTGCAATGGTGTCGGTAGCATGATTTTATGGCCTCGTGAGGATGGAGACTTTTTAGGTAGTCATATTTAGTGAAGATACTGTTAGGTTGTCAAATCAAAAAAATGATAGGGGTACTATATAATCCCAAAGAACACTGCTATATTGCACCAAAAAGTAGCACAGGATAAGCAGGGTCCACAAAGACACATGACGAATTTATAAACCTTTTTACATAAAGTAATTTAGTCACCAAGAATAAAAAGGTGGGGTCttcaatgggttttgagcatcctaaacaaccttaaggtgcacatacaaccctagaagctttggaactatgttttctctattgtacatgcaacttGTTTTTCCAAAGCTTTATCATTTCTAGCATGCAATCCTAGGTACATGAAAACAAATTCTGGATAGTattacataccttttcttgtagtgaatatcttggagtttatgagcctagcaccaataatgtggatgccttaagtggtgtcacaaatcaccaaaacaacttggaaatacttgagagaataatCTTACTTTAGAAATCAGCCCACCTATATGcccacacacactagtgccaattcttGAACCaaagactcctttatatagtatggaggattaaggtaaaccctaatacccattaGGCCTGTCAAAGAAACCCGAAAACCGTTCTACCCACCCGACCCGCTTCGAATTTgggtagaatgggtcgggtagaacgggtaacgagtatgaacattcgggtaataggttaacccgataataatataggtcgggttttaggtatgaatatttattttcgggtatacccaaaTACCCgaatttgatttttaaataataccaaatatGAAATGCAGTCACGTgcgcacacttcaaataaaacaaaacccttCGTTTTCTTCTTATGAACGACGTCTCGACAGTCAACAAAAACTTGCAAAGGGATTACGACGCTGAAACTGAAGTCTTGAGCCGTCATCACAATTCTCAATTTCTCACTATCGCACAGAATggaattaaaaaagtacataacatattataatgatttgtattgttattatatatgtacttgttaattATATGGAGTATTTTCCTAACCgattctttattaaaccaaccaaaatgaaaaaataaaaaataaaaataatgaataAGTGTCATTTatgaaattttcgggtatacccgataattacccgacccgacctcaaacccTAATACTCGAAacccgaaaacccgaattacaatataggtcgggtatcgagtattattttcttaaggaaatactCGTTCTACCCAACCTATTCTACctgaaacccgaaaattttacccgttcgacacccctaatacccatgactcttcatttacataggatccatgggttaaaagctccatggactatccatggacttcatatactcttagcccatcctaaataaatgtTAGccaaatccatatatatatatatatatatatatatatatatatatatatatatatatatatatatatatatatataagagtccatattcaaTTAGCATCatattgatcactaaattaattcttgatcaacattaattaaataataatatgatttcatattaatatatcataacaaatatttattaatatatcataaacaccttattctcaaaagtatatccttacaaattgttaggtgaagtgcaacccaaatggaccatgccgggtcgggtcaagttgataccaaatataggtatggacttagacaccttatccaatagtctcccacttggataagtctggtaACTATAGTTGctagtataacttcaggaaccaaccaacactCGTAGCTCTTTAAAACTCTATTAAACTATGaagcaccattttagataagtgatcatataatcctctattctcaagatatcagtcggacaaatacatggaacatggtcttacttattgtccagcatttgtttcccgatttatgatttctttgacatagaaattaattgaacacatcaatttagttctgaccaggcctgacacataagttaaagcaaatcatcgaggggcccagatatcgcttctatttctagaaggaatagatcaacttcaacttatatgcttgtactaactacttgttgaattatgcacaaaagcacgttttatgacatcaagttactgatgcgttttcgtagaatcaatggataaccaactcatagtcaactactcatatctctaggtttgaagatacatatgatattaccgtctcacgatcactcgagataaattccatgaagtgatacaagcgagcgtgggtttaatccaatactcagatcatatgagcactcatgaatgttgtagcaacaatTGCAATGTCTAGTGCACCTTAGACAGAtcgtacaagccaaattcataacagtctttattcatatttacttccaacatatgaccgactgtggagagtttgaataacttagtcattcgagaAGAATGACCTATTTATTCTggtagtcaaaacatgcaaagtgaaacacaagaataatactaatcttatatggccccaacacttttgagagtaaataaaaaacagcttttatctaagcaccatattgattactcattatttatgtttcagataatcaacttaatacttgaattaaaacaacagttatgtcatgctccaagcatgcccACTATGCTTatccaaacaatagttatcccatacactaagtatgcacactatctttgtctatgatcttcactttgtgaaatagatcgattgaacataattccaatgattcttatttcacaatcccaaatctttactagtaaatgtaagaataccaaattcttatcacttaccgaaatctgttagattttaaacttcgATGCaacgatcctcttgtaatgactatgcacaaagtcacaaaactAGGCAATAAACATTATATAGTGTTCCAATGGaggacaattccatggaaatgaagtctcaaattcaaagcaccttcctttgaacattcttcttgcattgagTATTGTAATATTACACAGATTAaggaataacttccacctatagaATCAGTCCCGGCCCAATACATGGGCGAGGTGGGCTTAGGCCCAGGGCATCAAAAAATTAGGGGCATAAAATTTGTCCAACaagttatactatatatatatatatatatatatatatatatatatatatatatatatatatatatatatatatatatatatatatatatatatatatatatatatttcggaaCTTTGGCCCAGAACTTAAGTCCAGCACCAACAGCAGTCCAAGAAGAAAAAAGGTGTGACTCTCTTGAGGCGTCTATACGAGAGCTGAAGCGGAAGCGGCCAAGCGGGAGATTATTTCGTGAGCGCCAAGATGCTGTCGAGAACTTCAATCGTCAATTTTGTAACGGGAACCCTTGAAAATCGTGGAGATCGAGACTCTTAATCGCTGTCTATGGTCCGATTTCTATTCACCTTTCTCCGTTTCTTATTCTATCTCTCTTTCAGTCTCTATCTTATTCCCAATTTTGTATTCTATCTCTCGAGACTCTTAATCGTGGAGATCGAGACTCTTTCAGTCTCTACCATTCGATTAAATTGGATTTTTTTCCTTCATTCGGAGTTGTATCAACGATTCATAGGTGTAGCAACGATTTGGGTTGGATTTTTTTTCTGTCTAAAGCAAGAGGAAAACAAAATCAATATATAAATCGTAAAATCAGTGAGTTCTTTTTTTTCGTTTGTTTGTTTCTTATTTCTTTCTAAAATTTCCGACATGAATCATCAATTCATCATATTCATATCTTCACTGTATTTGATTAAATGATTGGGTGATTAGGTCAATGGTTGattacttgattttgtgatgTGAATACAGGAGGCTTGAAGGCATATCTGAAAGCTGAAAATCAAAAAAGCATGGTCtgatttcagttttttttttttttttttttttttttttttttttttttttttttttttttttaaattttggtgAGTTCTTTACTTCTCTACTTGTCTATGTATTTCATTATTTATGATTATGTATTTCATTATTTCTGATTATGTATTTCATTATTTCAGATTTTCAGAAGGCATATATGAAAAGTGAAAGCTGTAAAACGAAAAAGAActgtgattttgattttttttcctgATTTAGGTGAGTTCTTTACTATTCTTCTAATTCAATTTTACCATTTTctatttcattttaatatatgtaATTTCGTTTTTGTAAACTTTTTGTgtttttgtttcttgtttttGTGATGTGAATCAAGAATCAGGATTCAGGAGGCTTCTTTATTCTGATATTTGACAACTGTGAAGCTGTGAAGGTTGCTCAAATTTTGCTGCTATGTGTTATTGTTCAGGTTGTATCTTTCCTTCATTCCTTGTTTAGTGTTTATAAGTAGATTTGTTTTGTTTTAAATATGATTCCCCGAAAACAACCATCTGGTGCACAAAatagaaaacgaaaaaaaaaggaACAACAAGAGGCTAATGAATTAAGAGGGTCTTTGAATAAATTTTTGGTTAGAAATCAAAATGTTAGtgattttgaaaaaaatgataattttaataTTCCACCAAGTACTTCCAATGATTCGGTTGATCTTTCTAATGATTTTGATAAAAATGACTTTGTTGAGAAAGACAAACCAAGtgattttaatatttttgatCCTAGAGTATGGGATGATTTAGATTCAGAAATGAAAGATTTACTAATAGAAAAAGGGCCAAATAGAGAAATTGATACAAacatagtttttccaaaagaCGCACTTGGTAGacatttttcttttgatttttatACACGTAAATTAAAAAATGGTGATTGTTTTGATAGAAAATGGTTAGTGTATTCAAAAGAACTTGataaagttttttgtttttgttgtaaacTTTTTAAAACCGTTCGAACTAAAAGTAATTTGGCAACCGAAGGAATTAAAGATTGGAAGCATCTTAGTGAAACATTAAAACAACATGAAAATAGTTCTGATCATATGGTTTGTTTAAGAACTTGGACTGAAACACGTATTaggttaaataaaaatgaaacaattgataaagAGCTACAAGAAATGATTAAAAAAGATACCGAACATTGGAAAGAAGTTATGGTTAGAATTATTTTTGTTGTCAAATGTTTAGCAAAAAATAACTTAGCTTTTCGTGGTAcaaatgaaaaaatttatgaaaactcaaATGGTAATTTTTTAAGTGTAATTGAATCAATTGCTGAATGGGATCCGGTAATGAAAGAACATTTTCGAATGATTAAAGACAAAGAAACACATAATCATTATCttagttataaaattcaaaatgaatTAATTGATATGTTGGCATCCGAGGTAAAAAGtgcaattattaaaaaaataaaaaatgcaaaatatttttttgtaattCTTGATTGCACTCCGGATGCTAGTCACCAAGAACAAATGACTTTGATTATAAGATGTGAAGATTTGGAAAACGTTCCATTAAAAGTAGAAGAGTTTTTTTTAGAGTTTTTAAATGTAGAAGATACATCCGGTCTAGGTCTTTTTAATGTTTTACAAGATGCTCTAAAATCTCTTGATTTGGATATTAATTATATTCGTGGTCAAGGGTATGATAATGGGGCAAATATGAAAGGAAAACACCAAGGTGTTCAAAAACGATTGCTTGATATAAATAGTAGAGCTTTTTATATGCCTTGTGGATGTCATAGTTTAAATTTGGTTTTATGTGATATGGCAAATTCTTGTCAAAAGGCAAAAACTTTTTTTGGTACATGCCAAACGATTTATAATGTTTTTTCTAATTCAACAAAAAGATGGAGTGTTTTACTTCAATTTATAGATGATCTAACACTTAAATCATTATCATCTACTCGTTGGGAAAGCCATATTGAAAGTGTTAAAGCAATAAAAACACAATTTTCCCAAATAAGAAAAGCTTTAAAAAAATTATCTATAGAAAGTGATAATGGACAAGTGTGTAGAGATGTTGATTCATTAGTAAATGGTGAATTTTTTAGTTTTGAGTTTATTTTAAGTTTAGTTATATGGTATGAAGTTTTGTACAAAATTAATTTGGTTAGTAAAAAGTTACAATCCAAAGAAATGCTTATTGATGTTGCTGTAAAAAAATTTAGAGgggttaattaattattttgaaggaTATAGGGAAAGTGGGTTTGACTTTGCTATTAGTGAAGCTAAAGAAATAGCAAATACTGTTAAAGTTAAACCCGAATTTTTAAAAAAAACGtgattataaaagaaaaaaacaatttgATGAAATTCCAAATACCGAAAGAGAACACCAATCTTCTCAAGAAGCAtttaaaagatattattttattgttatagtagatatggctcTTGTTCAATTGAAAAGTAGATTTGAACAAATGCAATATTTTGAATCTATATTTGGTTTTTTATTTGATGGTTCCAAATTAGTTTCTTTAGATgatgataaattaaaaaaatgttgtttaaatcttgagtccaACTTGACAAGTGGTGAAGAATGTGATATTGATGGAATTGGTTTATTTATTGAGTTACAAATTTTGCAGAAAATGTTACCTAATGAAGCATACAAATGTGAAGGTCCTTGGACATCTATTCAAATAATGGAGTATGCAAGAAGAATGGATATGTTCCCTAATGTTTTGGTTGCATATAGGATCTTATTGACAGTGCCGGTTAAGGTTGCTTCCGCggaaagaagtttttcaaaattgaAGCTTTTGAAATCGTATCTCCGAAGTACTATGTCTCAAGAAAGATTGAATGGATTATCACTTTTAAGTATTGAAAGTGATTTTCTACAAAATATTGATTATTGTAAAATAAGAGATATTTTTGCTTCAAAAAATGCACGAAGACAACGGTTTAGATGATTTTTGTAGGTTTCGTTTGTATTGTATTGATTGTTTGATTATAAAATTTactatatttttgattttctaaattttttatatataagggCATAAAATTTTTTATCTCGCCCCGGGTAGCAAAAAACAATGGACCGGCCCTGTATAGaatcatttccatattctcattttgactacacttctgaacaagagttgccttttttcaaaatatgtcaaaatggtccttattctatacttccaattgtgcATGAGCAATCAATCTTTCgtaaacctcaaattgtcctcgacaattccttaatcattttagttatatCCAGTTCTAGTTCATTTTTCGCTCTTAATGCCCTATGCATTTGGAAGAACTTAGAATGaacaaatattatagcacatgtaatcgatcctatactcgaagcatatgggacacggatgtcttacataaagacatgatattgTACCAGtattttactataaaaattttatttgccatgctctcataattcgaactatgaagagggatgtcgtaatcataatcgaattttgagaacgcaacatatatagaatttccttatgtcgaaccattccaacataacattcatatatattcttgactaaagttgattaaaatcttaaTCTAAGCTTGTTGAAttagaatgaagtataaaatcctctcccttaattatagcaaaacaacctatCATAACGAATGaagcttttgttttctataattaatactgctaacttgcaatacttatcgtaattatcatgctcccactaacatgaaaattattagcataacacttatgctcccactagctttgacatgtatccataaatcaactagacttctagaaatcaatactttatttcTTACCAAGTTTCAGGATTCTGATACGAGATGGCTTTgacaagactttatcaaaatcatacaccttttgtAGATAGCTCaaatgtgtatctaaacaattatgaagagggatgtcgtaatcataatgattagaccttttgtcattctcacaatttctatttacttaaaatctacttagtgaaagtgtttcctcaccatcattttcatgaatcggagagaaaccttatgacactcagATTTTTAATgatgtaagtgttcctatccatgtgaatctgtCATAAccttaatcacaagacaaagttaCTGACAAATCCATACTCATATGGtatgaacttgttcaatctaaaTTCCTTGcctcctggcagctcaagggcctaccaatgcttccatgttgttatgcaaacaattgacaacttacagaactcacatgcatagtaaatttcaactggaataggcacagaaacaagaatatatgtcaacacgataggttagaaacctcacgtcgtgggctagtgattaacaaaactcttgattagttcttgaaaccattTCAAGatcctttaagactcccactgtcctcttgacatataagactctcttgtcaagaaacattacttGAGAAAAAAATTCAAGAGTTAGAGCGGATTCCTATTAGgagaaacacttcacataattggtcttagaTGGTCtctgtctcatccaagacatcacatctaaccaatttcaaatgttcaagagtaaaaaaacattttactttacatttgataagtgttttaaacctttcttaatatTATGTCcctcaaggctcaatcttggagtatgactctaagacttgattttggaacgaagtacgatgtatcttttttgatttaaccatttcaacaattcatgattccacTCCTTAGTCagacaaatgcactaaggtgtcctttgagaatcaattgtgatatggtttcataattactaagataattataaaataaaatactcaagtactctcccatcttttcataatagagaaccttttatctttcttcctgaTTTGATTCGTATTaatcgctctgccatacattgaaacctttcaaatgtttcagaattatacttaaacttgtaagcataaccatatttactaaactttagtaaatcatgaagaataatcttatcaacctttgtggtgaacctgaccaacgcacaacctagtgtacccAATTCTTTCGTCCTtcacacatacatgtgaacaaggacttagtcttaattttcccaaagatgaaaatctcattcatcacacaacacaacttgcatgattctaa
The genomic region above belongs to Lactuca sativa cultivar Salinas chromosome 4, Lsat_Salinas_v11, whole genome shotgun sequence and contains:
- the LOC128133303 gene encoding uncharacterized protein LOC128133303; this translates as MIPRKQPSGAQNRKRKKKEQQEANELRGSLNKFLVRNQNVSDFEKNDNFNIPPSTSNDSVDLSNDFDKNDFVEKDKPSDFNIFDPRVWDDLDSEMKDLLIEKGPNREIDTNIVFPKDALGRHFSFDFYTRKLKNGDCFDRKWLVYSKELDKVFCFCCKLFKTVRTKSNLATEGIKDWKHLSETLKQHENSSDHMVCLRTWTETRIRLNKNETIDKELQEMIKKDTEHWKEVMVRIIFVVKCLAKNNLAFRGTNEKIYENSNGNFLSVIESIAEWDPVMKEHFRMIKDKETHNHYLSYKIQNELIDMLASEVKSAIIKKIKNAKYFFVILDCTPDASHQEQMTLIIRCEDLENVPLKVEEFFLEFLNVEDTSGLGLFNVLQDALKSLDLDINYIRGQGYDNGANMKGKHQGVQKRLLDINSRAFYMPCGCHSLNLVLCDMANSCQKAKTFFGTCQTIYNVFSNSTKRWSVLLQFIDDLTLKSLSSTRWESHIESVKAIKTQFSQIRKALKKLSIESDNGQVCRDVDSLVNGEFFSFEFILSLVIWYEVLYKINLVSKKLQSKEMLIDVAVKKFRGVN